A window of the Gossypium arboreum isolate Shixiya-1 chromosome 2, ASM2569848v2, whole genome shotgun sequence genome harbors these coding sequences:
- the LOC108466873 gene encoding dirigent protein 4-like → MRGTLTLTWILMVCLSQVAVQSQYYSESLPYDPRPVKVTNLYFFLHETLRGKNPTVVMVAQANNTSNDNYSSVPFGTLYAIDNPLKIGPGDDSEVIGNALGLGILTGKNSTTVVMYLDFGFTSGKFKGSSISIFSRNPLIKTERELSVVGGRGEFRMAEGYARLKNYFFDGTTVIIEYNVTVIHY, encoded by the coding sequence ATGAGAGGAACATTGACGTTGACTTGGATTCTGATGGTTTGCCTCTCCCAAGTAGCGGTGCAGAGCCAATACTACTCGGAGAGCTTACCATATGATCCCAGGCCGGTTAAGGTCACTAATCTTTACTTCTTTTTGCATGAAACTCTCCGCGGTAAGAACCCAACAGTAGTCATGGTAGCCCAAGCTAACAACACAAGCAACGACAACTACTCATCAGTGCCATTTGGCACCCTATATGCCATTGATAATCCCCTCAAGATAGGTCCTGGGGACGACTCAGAGGTGATTGGGAATGCTCTGGGACTTGGGATCTTGACCGGCAAAAATTCAACGACCGTGGTGATGTACTTAGATTTTGGATTTACTTCCGGAAAGTTTAAGGGCAGCTCTATTAGCATATTTTCAAGGAATCCGTTAATAAAGACGGAACGTGAGCTTTCGGTGGTGGGAGGAAGAGGAGAATTCAGGATGGCAGAAGGGTATGCACGACTCAAGAATTACTTTTTCGATGGCACCACTGTTATTATTGAATATAACGTGACCGTAATTCATTACTAA